In one Niallia taxi genomic region, the following are encoded:
- a CDS encoding PTS sugar transporter subunit IIB — protein MRKIILACAAGMSTSIVVSKMKAAIKARGEEIEVYAIPEGAIEDELATSSKGIIAILLGPQVRFMKQAAVNTAKPYGIPVDVIDVRLYGTADGEKILDHALKLNQK, from the coding sequence ATGAGAAAAATTATATTGGCATGTGCAGCGGGCATGTCCACCTCCATTGTCGTTTCCAAAATGAAGGCAGCCATTAAAGCACGAGGAGAAGAAATAGAAGTTTATGCCATTCCAGAGGGTGCAATAGAGGATGAGCTTGCAACCTCAAGTAAAGGGATTATTGCCATTCTTCTTGGACCACAGGTGCGGTTCATGAAACAGGCGGCGGTAAATACAGCAAAGCCGTATGGCATTCCAGTTGATGTTATTGATGTAAGACTGTATGGAACAGCAGATGGAGAAAAAATTCTCGACCATGCATTAAAATTGAATCAAAAATAA
- a CDS encoding PTS lactose/cellobiose transporter subunit IIA: protein MELLEEMQAAAFQIITYSGEARSSYVEAIRTARAGEIDEAREIIKTGERSYNKIHKVHASFVQREASGESLPFSLILMHAEDQMLTTETLKIMASEMVEMCAVFLTNGKKAE from the coding sequence ATGGAATTGTTAGAGGAAATGCAGGCGGCAGCTTTTCAAATCATAACATATTCAGGGGAAGCAAGAAGCAGCTATGTTGAGGCAATTCGTACGGCAAGGGCAGGGGAAATAGATGAAGCGAGGGAGATAATTAAGACTGGTGAACGGTCCTATAATAAGATACATAAAGTTCACGCATCCTTCGTCCAAAGGGAGGCAAGTGGTGAGTCTCTGCCATTTTCCTTAATCCTCATGCATGCAGAGGACCAAATGCTGACAACAGAAACATTGAAAATTATGGCAAGTGAAATGGTGGAAATGTGTGCCGTCTTTTTAACAAATGGGAAAAAGGCCGAATAG
- a CDS encoding bile acid:sodium symporter family protein, with translation MLQSMNAFLGKWMPLLTPVSVVVGVLLSSFLNNFSFLVPWVFAAMTFTGSLNSNFKSMKHTIFHPLSLLLTLAVLHVITPIWAFVIGHLFFGNDPYTITGLTLATVIPTGITSVIWVSMYKGNVPLTLAIILADTLLSPFLVPLSMSIFVGEAVQLDVWGMMRGLLVMIVIPSIAGMAINQFYSKEKALHWNKTLAPFSKLGLAAVVAINSSVVAPYLRQIDLKFIYVGLTMFFVALSGYFFSWLLGVLTKRQKDETIAMIYTGGMRNISAGAVMAVSFFPPQVAVPVVIGMLFQQILAALYGQAIRLIYQKPALMEVKKIS, from the coding sequence ATGCTTCAAAGTATGAATGCTTTTCTTGGAAAATGGATGCCATTGCTTACTCCAGTTAGTGTAGTAGTGGGTGTGCTGCTATCCTCCTTTTTAAATAACTTTTCCTTTCTTGTTCCGTGGGTTTTTGCGGCCATGACATTCACAGGCAGCCTTAACTCAAACTTTAAATCAATGAAGCACACTATATTTCATCCATTATCTTTATTACTGACACTGGCAGTACTTCATGTTATCACCCCAATTTGGGCATTTGTAATTGGTCATTTATTCTTTGGTAATGATCCTTATACTATTACTGGGTTAACACTTGCCACTGTTATTCCAACGGGAATTACAAGCGTTATTTGGGTATCCATGTATAAAGGAAATGTCCCCCTTACCTTAGCCATCATTCTGGCGGACACGCTTCTTTCCCCTTTTTTAGTTCCATTAAGCATGAGTATTTTTGTAGGAGAAGCTGTTCAGTTAGACGTTTGGGGTATGATGAGGGGGCTGCTTGTCATGATTGTTATTCCTTCCATTGCGGGTATGGCGATCAACCAGTTTTATTCTAAGGAAAAGGCCTTGCATTGGAACAAAACACTTGCACCTTTTTCAAAGCTGGGATTAGCAGCTGTTGTGGCAATCAATAGCTCTGTTGTCGCTCCTTATTTGCGGCAAATCGATTTGAAATTCATATATGTGGGCTTGACTATGTTTTTCGTAGCATTGTCAGGATACTTTTTCTCATGGTTACTCGGTGTTCTAACAAAACGGCAAAAGGATGAGACGATTGCAATGATCTATACAGGCGGCATGAGAAACATCAGTGCTGGTGCGGTTATGGCAGTCAGCTTCTTCCCGCCCCAGGTTGCTGTTCCTGTAGTTATCGGCATGCTTTTCCAGCAAATCCTCGCGGCACTGTATGGCCAAGCGATTCGCTTGATTTACCAAAAACCAGCACTTATGGAGGTCAAAAAAATCTCTTAA
- a CDS encoding NAD-dependent epimerase/dehydratase family protein, translated as MEKNALIIGATGLVGRELVQLLVEENTYKQITVLTRRKSFEHPAITEVVADFNNLAAYKESLEADDVFCCIGTTIKKAGSQADMEKIDLHYPVEIARLAFEMGARQMLVISSIGANRNSKIFYSSLKGRLEESLKTIGYPSLAIFRPSLLLGKREEFRFGEKLSAYLLPPLSFLLIGPLRKYRGISAKAVAASMSKIAEINNLGVHILESDEIERHARMKRSSF; from the coding sequence ATGGAAAAAAACGCTTTAATAATTGGAGCTACAGGGCTTGTCGGCAGGGAGCTTGTGCAATTACTTGTAGAAGAAAACACATATAAGCAGATAACCGTCCTCACAAGAAGGAAAAGCTTTGAGCATCCTGCCATCACGGAAGTAGTTGCCGATTTTAACAATCTCGCAGCATACAAAGAAAGCCTTGAAGCTGATGATGTTTTTTGCTGTATCGGAACAACCATAAAAAAAGCTGGAAGCCAAGCAGATATGGAAAAGATCGATTTGCATTATCCTGTAGAAATCGCACGCTTGGCATTTGAGATGGGAGCGAGGCAAATGCTTGTCATCAGTTCGATTGGAGCTAACCGAAACTCGAAAATATTTTACAGCAGTCTAAAAGGAAGGCTTGAGGAAAGCCTCAAGACAATTGGCTATCCATCCTTAGCAATATTTCGTCCTTCCCTGCTTCTTGGCAAAAGAGAGGAGTTCAGATTTGGCGAGAAATTAAGCGCCTATCTTCTGCCACCTCTAAGCTTTCTCCTTATCGGTCCATTGCGGAAGTATCGGGGCATTTCAGCTAAAGCTGTCGCAGCTTCGATGAGCAAGATTGCCGAAATAAACAACCTTGGCGTACATATACTTGAATCAGATGAGATCGAAAGACATGCCCGCATGAAAAGAAGCTCGTTTTAA
- a CDS encoding ABC transporter ATP-binding protein yields MHKLEIKNSSKIFRKNNKDFYALKDTSLQIKEGSFVSIIGPSGCGKSTLFNIIAGLIKPSTGEVLLDGKDIVGRNGYVGYMLQKDLLLPWRTIMHNVILGLEIKGISKKEAISQAAPLLERYGLGGFENHYPDELSGGMRQRAALLRTLLYDQDIILLDEPFGALDAQTRLLMQEWLLQIWVDFKKTILFITHDIDEAIFLSDDIYILTQRPGTIKEKVTVPLARPRNEQTLLSTEFIELKEHVLKQLKTEE; encoded by the coding sequence ATGCATAAATTAGAAATCAAAAACAGCAGCAAAATATTCAGGAAAAACAATAAGGATTTCTATGCATTAAAGGATACAAGTCTGCAAATAAAGGAAGGAAGCTTTGTCAGCATTATCGGTCCGAGTGGTTGCGGCAAATCAACATTGTTCAATATTATTGCTGGCTTAATCAAGCCTTCTACTGGGGAGGTTCTCCTTGATGGCAAGGATATTGTCGGAAGGAATGGTTATGTTGGTTATATGCTGCAAAAGGATCTACTCCTTCCTTGGAGGACTATAATGCATAATGTCATTTTAGGTCTGGAAATAAAGGGGATTTCTAAAAAGGAAGCGATAAGTCAAGCAGCACCTCTTCTGGAAAGATACGGATTGGGCGGTTTCGAAAATCATTATCCTGATGAATTATCTGGCGGAATGAGGCAAAGGGCCGCGTTGCTCAGAACATTGCTGTATGACCAAGACATTATCCTGCTCGATGAACCATTTGGAGCACTTGACGCGCAAACAAGATTATTGATGCAAGAATGGCTTCTGCAAATATGGGTGGATTTCAAGAAAACCATCCTATTTATTACACATGACATAGATGAAGCAATTTTCCTATCTGATGATATATATATTTTAACTCAGAGACCTGGAACTATTAAGGAGAAGGTTACTGTTCCCCTAGCAAGGCCAAGAAATGAGCAAACATTATTAAGTACTGAATTTATTGAATTAAAAGAGCATGTTTTAAAACAACTGAAAACAGAGGAGTAA
- a CDS encoding ABC transporter permease, which translates to MAQLNQNPFPYIEDEEAAAKRRSRITLYGQWTLGILLILLWELFARWKIIDSYYWSSPSTIWKTAYTAFTEGTLLEDLLYTSGSTVLGFILGTFIGALLGLSFWWSYYYSRISEPYLIAFNAIPKLALAPVLVILFGIGFSSKVVLAFMMTVIVTALAAYSGVKAVDKDLEKLMYSLGAKRWHVFTKVVIPTSMPWIVSSLKINIALALAGTIVGEFISSRQGIGRMILYAGQIMNINLVWVGVVVLSLLSILMYFATVWIEKLLLKGRSAP; encoded by the coding sequence TTGGCACAGCTCAATCAAAATCCCTTTCCGTATATTGAAGATGAGGAAGCAGCAGCAAAAAGGAGATCGCGCATCACACTATACGGGCAGTGGACACTTGGAATACTGTTAATACTGCTGTGGGAACTATTCGCAAGATGGAAAATAATTGACTCCTATTATTGGAGCAGTCCTTCAACTATTTGGAAAACTGCCTATACAGCATTCACAGAAGGAACTTTGCTGGAGGATCTTCTTTATACGAGCGGATCAACAGTACTTGGCTTTATACTTGGGACCTTTATTGGAGCATTGCTTGGTTTGTCCTTTTGGTGGTCTTATTATTACTCAAGAATTTCCGAGCCTTATTTAATTGCTTTTAATGCCATTCCAAAGCTGGCACTGGCACCAGTTCTCGTTATTCTGTTTGGAATAGGCTTCAGTTCAAAGGTTGTGCTTGCCTTTATGATGACAGTCATTGTCACCGCATTGGCAGCGTACAGCGGCGTAAAGGCCGTTGATAAGGATTTAGAAAAGCTTATGTATTCACTTGGTGCAAAGCGCTGGCATGTATTTACAAAGGTTGTCATTCCGACAAGCATGCCGTGGATTGTCAGTTCATTGAAAATAAATATCGCACTTGCCCTTGCAGGCACAATTGTCGGCGAATTTATCAGCTCTAGGCAAGGGATAGGAAGAATGATTCTTTACGCAGGTCAAATCATGAATATTAATCTTGTCTGGGTAGGAGTTGTTGTATTGTCCTTGCTGTCGATTCTTATGTACTTTGCAACAGTTTGGATTGAGAAGCTGCTGTTAAAGGGAAGAAGCGCTCCATAA
- a CDS encoding ABC transporter substrate-binding protein — MLLLAGCASKDSNGGTKDGLKKIVIAEPVHLIGYLPLYLAIQEGYFEEEGLEVEVITATGGAHVTSLVSGDAWGNIAGPDSNQMANPGSSDPIQGVVNVVNRANVYLMGSSDEKVDSTNEAELAAYLEGKTIAAGRYGGSPNLLTRWLLLELGLDPDKDVKLEEPADASAVVSLVESGQAHIANGGEPQITEGINKGVWNEPFYSFPSLGDYPYSVISVKKSTIENEPEVVESFVKAMLKGLKAVDENPDLAMEALKKEFPTTSDDSLKASLDRAYADQLWSKDGFISEEALAKPMDVVEKTGVYKEGYKYEELIDMQFVEKLSE, encoded by the coding sequence ATGCTGCTGTTGGCAGGCTGTGCTTCAAAGGATTCAAATGGGGGAACAAAGGATGGTTTAAAGAAAATTGTCATAGCTGAGCCTGTCCATTTGATTGGGTATTTGCCTCTTTATTTAGCCATACAGGAGGGGTATTTTGAGGAAGAGGGACTTGAAGTAGAAGTCATCACAGCTACAGGCGGAGCTCACGTTACATCTTTAGTAAGCGGTGATGCGTGGGGGAATATCGCTGGGCCGGATTCTAACCAGATGGCAAATCCGGGAAGCTCTGATCCAATTCAAGGGGTTGTGAATGTCGTTAACAGAGCAAATGTATATTTGATGGGCAGTTCTGATGAAAAGGTAGACAGTACAAATGAAGCAGAGCTGGCAGCATATTTGGAGGGAAAAACAATTGCAGCAGGCCGTTATGGTGGAAGCCCAAATCTTTTGACAAGATGGCTGCTTCTTGAGCTCGGTTTGGATCCGGATAAGGACGTTAAGCTGGAGGAGCCAGCTGATGCAAGCGCAGTTGTTTCACTTGTTGAATCAGGCCAGGCCCATATTGCAAATGGTGGCGAACCGCAAATAACAGAAGGAATTAATAAAGGAGTTTGGAACGAACCCTTCTATAGCTTCCCGAGTTTAGGGGACTATCCTTATTCTGTTATAAGTGTCAAAAAATCCACAATAGAAAATGAACCAGAAGTGGTCGAGAGCTTTGTAAAGGCAATGCTTAAAGGACTGAAGGCAGTCGATGAAAACCCTGATCTGGCAATGGAAGCATTGAAAAAAGAGTTTCCAACTACATCAGACGATAGCTTGAAGGCCTCTCTTGACCGTGCTTATGCAGATCAGCTATGGAGCAAGGATGGCTTCATCTCTGAGGAAGCATTGGCAAAGCCTATGGATGTTGTTGAGAAAACAGGTGTATATAAAGAAGGCTATAAATACGAAGAGCTTATTGATATGCAATTTGTGGAGAAATTATCTGAGTAG
- the chbG gene encoding chitin disaccharide deacetylase yields the protein MIKLLVNADDFGFSRGVNYGVLDTHLNGIVNSATMMMNAEGTEHALEIAKSTPTLKVGVHLVLTFGKPLTSAPSLIGEEGFFKKQKDVYGHPEEISLEDLEQEWTAQIEKFLASGLKPAHLDSHHHVHGIKEFYPVIKRLSEKYNLPVRIAGPHFTDVKTVTDILMVDFFGEGVTEDYFDKLQESVEDGKTVEVMTHPAYLDARLKDGTSYYQERLEETRILSEITLPENVKLL from the coding sequence ATGATAAAATTACTTGTTAATGCGGATGATTTTGGCTTTTCCAGAGGAGTTAATTACGGGGTTCTCGATACTCACTTAAACGGTATTGTTAATTCTGCAACAATGATGATGAATGCAGAAGGAACAGAGCATGCACTTGAGATTGCTAAGTCGACGCCTACTTTAAAGGTAGGGGTTCATCTTGTTCTCACATTTGGTAAGCCACTAACGAGTGCACCAAGTCTCATAGGTGAAGAAGGCTTTTTCAAAAAACAAAAAGATGTATATGGACATCCTGAAGAAATTTCTCTTGAGGATTTAGAGCAGGAATGGACTGCTCAAATAGAAAAATTTTTGGCTTCGGGACTGAAACCGGCCCATTTGGACAGCCATCACCATGTTCATGGAATTAAAGAGTTCTATCCTGTCATCAAAAGGCTGTCAGAAAAATATAATCTTCCCGTCCGCATTGCTGGTCCCCATTTTACAGATGTAAAAACAGTTACCGATATCTTAATGGTTGACTTTTTTGGTGAGGGAGTGACAGAAGACTATTTTGATAAGCTGCAAGAAAGCGTGGAGGACGGCAAGACGGTGGAAGTAATGACACATCCTGCCTATTTGGATGCAAGACTAAAGGATGGCACCTCATATTATCAAGAAAGATTGGAAGAGACAAGAATTTTGTCAGAAATAACATTGCCGGAAAACGTTAAGCTGCTTTGA
- a CDS encoding PucR family transcriptional regulator: MPNQPSNPFRREMYDSLESFVDHVSELLGCPITLEDTHHRVLVYSSHNEETDPVRISTIISRRVPEKVINRLWKDGVIPSLLQSKKPIRIEGKQEIGLGSRVAVSIWRADEVIGYIWAIELHQALTASQMDILENAAAVGKHLLSRFAKAKRPSTSVDQEFFWKLLTGHVNKQEAEEKLMEINQTALNNYTIMVFTFKEIITKEMEKQIIYLLKVMDNVKISLYTMDDHELILLASAINKQDSPAAVFKQFIRNFPSSLAEKFQITDVYGGYGSIYTDLRDVEKCLKEAKKVIEVKAKFPGEAQAFSAYQDLGIYQFMDVLLEKRIQDGFENIAIQKLRKYDNSHNTELLLTLEAFLDESESMQKTALKLHIHTNTLTYRLKRITEIMEVDLSVPSQKFMLYLDLKLLRWHQK, from the coding sequence ATGCCTAATCAGCCATCGAATCCTTTCCGGCGGGAGATGTACGATTCTCTTGAAAGTTTTGTAGACCATGTCAGTGAATTGCTCGGATGCCCGATTACACTTGAGGATACACATCATCGTGTTCTAGTTTACAGCAGCCATAATGAGGAGACAGATCCTGTCAGAATTTCTACGATTATAAGCAGAAGAGTCCCGGAAAAGGTAATAAACCGCTTGTGGAAGGATGGAGTTATCCCAAGTCTTCTTCAAAGTAAAAAGCCAATCAGAATTGAGGGGAAGCAAGAGATAGGTCTTGGAAGCAGAGTGGCAGTTTCCATTTGGAGAGCAGATGAAGTAATTGGCTATATTTGGGCAATTGAACTGCATCAAGCGCTGACAGCTAGCCAAATGGATATATTAGAGAATGCAGCAGCAGTAGGAAAACATCTTTTATCCCGTTTTGCAAAGGCGAAGCGACCATCAACAAGTGTCGATCAAGAATTTTTTTGGAAGCTTCTTACAGGTCATGTGAATAAGCAAGAGGCAGAAGAAAAGCTGATGGAAATAAATCAAACTGCCCTCAATAACTATACAATTATGGTTTTTACCTTTAAGGAAATTATCACGAAGGAAATGGAAAAACAAATTATTTATTTGCTGAAAGTAATGGATAATGTCAAAATCTCACTTTATACGATGGATGACCATGAATTAATATTGCTGGCAAGTGCAATAAACAAACAAGACAGCCCTGCTGCTGTTTTTAAGCAATTCATTCGGAATTTTCCAAGCAGCTTAGCGGAAAAGTTTCAAATAACAGATGTTTATGGAGGATATGGCAGCATCTATACTGATTTAAGGGATGTAGAAAAGTGCTTAAAGGAAGCAAAGAAGGTAATAGAGGTTAAAGCGAAATTTCCAGGTGAGGCACAAGCTTTTTCTGCGTATCAAGATTTAGGAATCTATCAGTTCATGGATGTGTTATTAGAAAAACGAATACAGGATGGCTTTGAAAATATTGCGATTCAGAAATTAAGGAAATATGATAACAGTCATAATACAGAGCTGCTGTTAACGTTGGAGGCCTTTTTGGATGAGAGTGAAAGCATGCAAAAAACGGCTTTAAAGCTTCATATACATACGAATACATTAACATATCGACTAAAGCGAATTACAGAGATTATGGAGGTTGACCTTTCTGTTCCCTCCCAGAAATTCATGCTTTATCTCGACTTGAAATTACTGCGCTGGCATCAGAAATAA